The Thalassophryne amazonica chromosome 8, fThaAma1.1, whole genome shotgun sequence genome includes a window with the following:
- the si:ch211-87j1.4 gene encoding transmembrane protein 178B gives MAAMRTLTVAGLFLAFCALGLIAIAISTDNWYETDARRHRERCKNYSNKRNDPGYIYISNNNLPLRMLPKQGNVAGKASGGGGAPLRAKRHFLPPAPAMESLCSRQFNSTITGLWRKCHREGFDLETEDLIFKGLVPRCTPIKYYYSSSSLPRNLPINLTKTIRQDEWHALHLQRMTASFVGMAVAIILFGWIIGVLGCCKEHDLMQYVAGLLFLMGGTCCIISLCTCVAGINFELSRYPRYMFGIPEDISHGYGWSMFCAWGGLGLTLLAGFLCTLAPSLYPPHTPVVHKPRQENGCV, from the exons ATGGCTGCTATGAGGACTTTAACGGTGGCGGGTCTCTTTTTGGCTTTTTGCGCCCTGGGACTGATTGCGATCGCGATCAGCACCGACAACTGGTACGAGACCGACGCCAGGAGGCACAGGGAGCGCTGCAAGAATTACTCCAACAAAAGAAACGATCCGGGCTACATCTACATCTCCAACAACAACCTTCCTCTCCGCATGCTGCCCAAGCAGGGGAACGTGGCGGGGAAAGCTTCCGGCGGCGGCGGCGCGCCGCTGCGGGCCAAGCGCCACTTCTTGCCTCCAGCACCGGCCATGGAGTCACTCTGCAGTCGGCAGTTTAACTCCACCATCACCGGGCTGTGGAGGAAGTGCCACCGAGAGGGCTTCGACCTGGAGACGGAGGATCTGATCTTTAAAG GATTGGTTCCGCGCTGCACGCCAATAAAATACTACTACTCGTCATCATCGCTGCCCAGGAATCTCCCAATCAATCTGACCAAGACAATAAGGCAGGATGAGTGGCACGCGCTCc ACCTGCAGAGGATGACGGCGAGTTTCGTGGGCATGGCCGTGGCCATCATCTTGTTTGGCTGGATCATCGGCGTGCTGGGCTGCTGTAAAGAACACGATCTAATGCAGTATGTTGCCGGACTCCTCTTCCTTATGGGAG GGACGTGCTGCATCATTTCTCTTTGCACGTGTGTGGCGGGGATTAACTTCGAACTGTCCCGCTATCCTCGCTACATGTTCGGGATCCCGGAGGACATCAGTCACGGTTACGGCTGGTCCATGTTCTGTGCGTGGGGCGGCCTGGGCCTCACGCTGCTCGCGGGCTTCCTGTGCACTCTGGCTCCTTCCCTCTACCCGCCGCACACACCCGTGGTGCATAAGCCCAGGCAGGAGAACGGCTGCGTGTGa